A genome region from Chryseobacterium sp. G0186 includes the following:
- a CDS encoding DUF6973 domain-containing protein: MRTFKIFFNTIRSMSFKKIIRLLSLVLPHPLFAILSFHATVKAFTIAQTKFPETASNNGIGNAFRHALWCCFIIMYCSKVSSPQKALDFCKRITDMHEELFPNQPLETKMDLHNNKIGMDYFMELLPGIHRQFFEKSFFIDGLIKKMNDAKVLKNLDDDFEGHLVYLKE; encoded by the coding sequence ATGAGGACTTTTAAGATTTTTTTCAATACCATCCGAAGTATGAGCTTTAAAAAGATCATTCGTCTTTTATCGCTTGTTCTTCCCCATCCTCTATTTGCCATACTCAGCTTTCATGCTACCGTAAAGGCTTTTACCATTGCCCAGACAAAGTTCCCTGAAACGGCTTCCAATAACGGCATCGGAAATGCTTTCAGACATGCGCTTTGGTGTTGCTTTATTATTATGTATTGCAGCAAGGTTTCTTCTCCCCAAAAAGCACTTGATTTCTGCAAGAGAATAACCGATATGCATGAAGAACTATTTCCCAATCAACCCTTAGAGACCAAAATGGATCTTCATAACAATAAAATTGGAATGGATTACTTTATGGAGCTTCTACCGGGTATCCACCGACAATTCTTTGAAAAAAGCTTCTTTATAGACGGATTGATAAAAAAAATGAATGATGCCAAGGTCCTTAAAAACCTAGATGATGATTTTGAAGGGCATCTTGTCTATCTGAAAGAATAA
- the fbaA gene encoding class II fructose-bisphosphate aldolase: MSRIFPAGVATGQLVTDIFQYAKENKFALPAVNVIGSSNVNAVMETAAKLNSPVIIQFSNGGAAFNAGKGLSNDGQKSAILGAIAGAKHIHTLAEAYGATVILHTDHCAKKLLPWIDGLMDANEEFFKQTGKSLYSSHMLDLSEEPLEENIEVSARYFERMAKLQMTLEVEIGVTGGEEDGVDNSDVDNSKLYTQPEDVAYTYEKLRAISDNFTIAAAFGNVHGVYKPGNVVLTPKILDNSQKYVQEKFGTAAKPVNFVFHGGSGSTLEEIREAIDYGVIKMNIDTDLQFAYTEGVRDYMVNNIDYLKAQIGNPEGEEKPNKKFYDPRVWVRKGEETFSTRLVKAFEDLNNVDTLK, from the coding sequence ATGAGCAGAATTTTTCCGGCAGGAGTTGCCACAGGTCAGTTAGTTACTGATATTTTTCAGTATGCTAAAGAAAACAAGTTTGCATTACCTGCAGTAAACGTAATTGGATCAAGCAACGTAAACGCTGTGATGGAAACTGCAGCGAAATTGAACTCTCCTGTAATTATCCAGTTTTCTAATGGTGGAGCTGCTTTCAATGCAGGGAAAGGATTAAGCAATGACGGACAGAAGTCTGCTATCTTAGGCGCTATCGCTGGAGCAAAACATATTCATACTCTGGCAGAAGCTTATGGAGCAACTGTAATTTTACACACAGACCACTGTGCAAAGAAATTACTTCCTTGGATCGACGGATTAATGGATGCTAACGAAGAATTCTTCAAGCAGACAGGAAAATCTCTTTACTCTTCTCACATGTTAGATCTTTCTGAAGAGCCTTTAGAAGAAAACATTGAGGTTTCAGCTAGATACTTCGAAAGAATGGCTAAGCTTCAAATGACTCTTGAAGTAGAAATTGGGGTAACCGGTGGTGAGGAAGATGGTGTTGACAACTCAGATGTTGATAACTCTAAATTATATACTCAACCTGAAGATGTAGCCTATACTTATGAAAAACTAAGAGCTATTTCTGACAACTTTACTATTGCTGCGGCATTTGGTAACGTACACGGAGTTTACAAGCCAGGAAATGTAGTTCTTACTCCAAAAATCCTTGACAACTCTCAAAAGTATGTTCAGGAGAAATTCGGAACTGCTGCTAAGCCGGTAAACTTTGTATTCCACGGAGGATCAGGATCTACTTTGGAAGAAATCAGAGAGGCAATTGACTACGGAGTAATCAAAATGAACATTGATACTGACCTTCAGTTTGCATACACAGAGGGAGTTAGAGATTACATGGTAAACAATATTGATTATTTAAAAGCTCAAATCGGAAACCCTGAAGGAGAAGAGAAGCCTAACAAAAAATTCTATGACCCAAGAGTTTGGGTAAGAAAAGGTGAAGAAACTTTCTCTACAAGATTGGTGAAGGCGTTTGAAGACTTAAATAACGTAGACACTTTAAAATAA
- a CDS encoding NAD kinase translates to MKAAIYSQKKDLDTFLYLSKFISELETRGVKSVLYDEMAEALQFSKIFETFNNKQDLLDKEVDLFFTFGGDGTIVNSLTFIEDLEIPVVGVNTGRLGFLAFFTKEEAFKELDSILKGDVKTSRRSVIEVVSPNLEGSFPYALNDVTISRKETTSMITVDSYINDEFLNVFWGDGVIISTPTGSTAYSLSCGGPIISPNNENFVITPIAPHNLNVRPLVVNDKVEIKFRVESRVPQYSLSLDSRLIHIETDKEIIIRKADFQLLLVQPNNLSFYETIRQKLLWGRDKRN, encoded by the coding sequence ATGAAGGCAGCTATATATTCTCAGAAAAAAGATCTTGATACTTTTTTATATTTAAGCAAGTTTATCTCTGAACTTGAAACCAGAGGTGTAAAATCTGTTCTGTATGATGAAATGGCAGAAGCTCTTCAGTTTTCGAAAATATTTGAAACTTTCAACAACAAACAGGACCTTTTAGATAAGGAAGTTGATCTTTTCTTCACTTTTGGTGGCGATGGAACCATTGTAAACTCCCTTACATTCATTGAAGATCTTGAGATTCCTGTTGTAGGGGTAAACACCGGAAGATTAGGATTTCTTGCTTTTTTCACCAAAGAAGAGGCTTTTAAAGAGCTTGATTCTATCCTAAAAGGAGATGTGAAAACAAGCCGTCGTTCTGTAATAGAAGTAGTTTCTCCCAATCTGGAAGGATCTTTTCCTTATGCCTTGAATGACGTAACGATCTCCAGAAAGGAAACAACTTCGATGATCACGGTGGATTCTTACATTAATGATGAATTCTTAAATGTATTCTGGGGAGATGGGGTTATTATTTCGACTCCTACCGGTTCCACTGCTTATTCTTTAAGTTGTGGCGGACCAATCATTTCTCCCAATAACGAAAACTTTGTCATCACTCCTATTGCTCCTCACAATCTGAACGTGAGGCCTTTAGTAGTAAATGACAAGGTGGAAATAAAATTCAGGGTTGAAAGCAGGGTACCACAATACTCCCTTTCCCTAGACTCCAGACTGATTCATATTGAAACAGATAAGGAAATCATCATCAGAAAAGCCGATTTTCAGCTTCTTCTGGTACAGCCCAACAATTTGAGTTTCTACGAAACCATCCGTCAGAAGCTACTTTGGGGACGAGACAAAAGAAATTAG
- the accD gene encoding acetyl-CoA carboxylase, carboxyltransferase subunit beta, which translates to MAFDWFKRKAKNITTSTDEKKDVPKGLWHQTPSGKVVEHDELKRNNYVSPEDGFHVRIGSAEFFDILFDGGKFTELDANVESIDILNFKDTKPYKDRLKEVKAKTKLTDSIRNAVGTVKGTEMVVSCMDFAFIGGSLGSVMGEKIRRAVDYCIKHKLPYMIICQSGGARMQEATYSLMQLAKVQAKLAQLSEAGLLYIAYLCDPTFGGITASFAMTADIIMAEPKALIGFAGPRVIRETIGRDLPEGFQTSEFLQEKGFVDFIVKRTEIQDTVAKTVNLLAVKA; encoded by the coding sequence ATGGCATTCGACTGGTTTAAAAGAAAAGCAAAAAACATTACCACCTCTACTGATGAAAAAAAGGATGTTCCCAAAGGACTTTGGCATCAGACTCCATCTGGAAAAGTTGTGGAACACGATGAACTAAAGAGAAATAACTATGTTTCTCCTGAAGACGGATTTCATGTAAGAATTGGAAGTGCAGAATTTTTTGACATCCTTTTTGACGGTGGTAAATTTACCGAACTGGATGCCAATGTTGAAAGTATTGATATCTTGAACTTTAAGGATACAAAACCTTATAAAGATCGTTTAAAGGAAGTAAAAGCAAAAACTAAACTTACCGATTCCATCAGAAATGCGGTAGGAACTGTAAAAGGAACTGAAATGGTAGTTTCTTGTATGGATTTTGCCTTTATTGGAGGATCTTTAGGGTCTGTAATGGGTGAAAAGATCAGAAGAGCAGTTGATTACTGTATCAAGCACAAACTTCCATACATGATCATTTGTCAGTCTGGAGGAGCAAGAATGCAGGAAGCTACTTATTCTTTGATGCAGTTGGCTAAAGTACAGGCTAAGCTTGCCCAGCTTTCAGAAGCAGGTCTTTTATACATCGCTTACCTTTGTGATCCTACTTTTGGAGGAATTACAGCTTCTTTCGCTATGACCGCTGATATCATCATGGCTGAACCGAAGGCTCTTATCGGATTTGCAGGACCAAGAGTAATCCGTGAAACAATCGGAAGAGACTTACCGGAAGGATTCCAGACTTCAGAATTCCTACAGGAAAAAGGGTTTGTAGACTTCATTGTAAAAAGAACTGAAATTCAGGATACTGTTGCCAAAACAGTTAATTTATTAGCAGTAAAAGCATAA
- a CDS encoding RNA methyltransferase, with protein sequence MVQKLKLEELNRIDVETFKKVEKIPLVIILDNIRSMHNVGASFRTADAFLIEKIILCGITPQPPHREIHKAALGATESVDWSHENDTNNAITDLKSKGYEIIGIEQTTNSQMITDFTIDKSKKYALVLGNEVEGISDEVLPNIEVFLEIPQLGTKHSLNVSVCGGIVMWEFAKALK encoded by the coding sequence TTGGTACAGAAACTAAAATTGGAAGAACTTAACAGAATAGATGTAGAAACATTTAAGAAAGTTGAAAAAATTCCGTTGGTCATCATTTTAGACAATATCAGAAGTATGCACAACGTAGGTGCGTCTTTCAGAACGGCAGATGCCTTTTTAATTGAAAAAATAATCCTTTGCGGAATTACCCCGCAACCGCCTCATCGTGAAATTCACAAGGCAGCACTGGGAGCAACTGAAAGTGTAGACTGGTCTCATGAAAATGACACCAATAATGCCATTACTGATCTGAAAAGCAAAGGCTATGAAATTATCGGTATTGAACAGACCACCAATAGTCAGATGATCACAGATTTCACAATTGATAAATCGAAAAAATATGCCTTGGTTTTAGGGAATGAAGTGGAGGGAATAAGCGATGAAGTACTTCCTAATATTGAGGTTTTCTTAGAAATTCCACAACTGGGAACGAAGCATTCTCTTAATGTAAGTGTATGCGGAGGAATTGTGATGTGGGAGTTTGCAAAGGCCCTAAAATAA
- a CDS encoding CBS domain-containing protein — translation MFIKDYISKDFPCFSLSDSIESARNTLEDFGYSHVFIKKSHHFYGALAKDFLYEENGGTLKDLEHQIERFAILEDNNIMDSIRLFYTFNSNVIPVINKNEKYLGYITCEDAFQDLSRYPLFSELGAILTVEVPARKYSMTEIANIVESNNSKFYGGFISLISDELIHVTIKISNENLASIDATFDRYDYRIVEKYYSDEKTDLFKDRFGFFQKFIEI, via the coding sequence ATGTTTATCAAGGACTATATCTCAAAAGATTTCCCATGTTTTAGCCTGTCGGACTCTATCGAGTCGGCCAGAAATACATTGGAAGACTTCGGATATTCTCATGTTTTCATCAAGAAATCCCATCACTTCTACGGAGCCCTTGCCAAGGACTTTTTATACGAAGAAAATGGAGGAACCTTGAAGGATCTTGAACATCAGATTGAGCGGTTTGCCATTCTGGAAGATAATAATATCATGGATAGTATCCGCCTGTTTTATACCTTCAATTCAAATGTGATTCCGGTGATCAACAAGAATGAAAAGTATCTGGGCTATATTACCTGTGAAGATGCTTTCCAGGACCTATCCCGTTATCCGTTATTTTCAGAATTAGGAGCCATTCTTACAGTAGAAGTTCCTGCCAGAAAATATTCAATGACGGAAATCGCCAATATTGTGGAGAGCAATAACTCGAAATTTTATGGAGGATTCATAAGCTTAATCTCTGATGAACTGATTCATGTGACCATCAAGATCAGCAATGAAAACCTGGCCTCAATAGACGCAACGTTTGACCGGTATGACTACAGAATTGTTGAAAAATACTATTCTGATGAGAAAACCGATCTTTTTAAAGACCGATTTGGTTTTTTCCAAAAATTCATAGAAATATAA
- a CDS encoding bestrophin family protein, whose product MLLSEFMRAYNTKHFLKILFSLHKSDTLKILFPSMILVGLYSWGIQYLEVEYFHLTSKSGISNVGMIHSLLGFVLSLLLVFRTNTAYDRWWEGRKLWGKLVNDTRNFAIKINTILGENRQDAEQVSRYLKYFPHFLAKHLSKESTRLALDEDYSEIEKTLKNHGPSEIIILLSHKINQLKKEGKITEVEMLYLDTQLSGFLEVCGGCERIKNTPIPYSYSSFIKKFIILYVFALPIAYVITIGLFMIPLTVFVYYVLMSLELIAEEIEDPFNNDENDIPMETLAQNIEKNVHQIMSKK is encoded by the coding sequence GTGTTACTAAGCGAATTTATGAGAGCCTATAATACCAAACATTTCCTTAAGATCCTTTTCAGTTTACATAAAAGTGATACTTTAAAAATACTGTTCCCAAGCATGATTCTTGTAGGTCTCTATTCCTGGGGAATTCAGTATTTGGAAGTTGAATATTTTCACCTTACGTCAAAATCCGGGATCAGTAATGTGGGAATGATCCATTCATTATTGGGGTTTGTCCTTTCACTTTTATTGGTTTTTCGTACCAATACAGCCTATGACAGATGGTGGGAAGGAAGAAAACTTTGGGGGAAATTGGTCAACGACACCCGAAATTTTGCCATAAAAATCAATACTATTCTTGGGGAAAACCGCCAGGACGCGGAACAGGTTTCAAGGTATCTAAAATATTTTCCACACTTCCTGGCCAAGCATCTTTCCAAGGAATCAACCCGATTGGCATTGGATGAAGACTATTCGGAGATCGAGAAAACCTTAAAAAATCATGGCCCAAGTGAGATTATTATTCTTTTATCTCACAAAATCAACCAATTAAAGAAAGAGGGTAAAATCACTGAAGTTGAAATGCTTTATCTCGATACACAATTATCCGGATTTCTGGAAGTATGTGGCGGCTGTGAGAGAATTAAAAATACACCTATTCCCTATTCTTATTCTTCATTCATTAAAAAGTTTATTATTCTGTATGTATTTGCTTTACCCATTGCCTACGTTATTACCATCGGACTTTTCATGATACCGCTTACTGTTTTTGTGTATTATGTTTTGATGAGTCTTGAACTTATTGCTGAGGAAATTGAAGATCCTTTTAATAATGATGAAAATGATATTCCAATGGAAACATTAGCGCAAAATATTGAAAAAAACGTACATCAGATCATGAGTAAAAAATAA
- a CDS encoding cupin-like domain-containing protein — MILENVDVVNDISKEDFQKNYFKKQKPLLIKNFASRWEAFDQWNLAYIREKAGDQNVPLYDNKPADASKSSDAPVANMKMKDYIDTIKSKPSDLRIFFYIITDRLPELLKNFTYPDLGIKFFKRLPTLFFGGSEAHVLMHYDVDLGDFMHIHFEGKKRILLFDQKQSPFLYKVPLSVHTIYDLDYENPDYEKFPALRYAKGYEIFMEHGDALFIPGAFWHFNRYLEPGFSLSLRALPNKPGVFANMLYHVFIMRYTDKIMRKLFTTKWVDYKQKWAYKKSSEALERHLKSEE; from the coding sequence ATGATCCTCGAAAACGTAGATGTAGTCAATGATATCAGTAAGGAAGATTTTCAGAAGAATTACTTCAAGAAGCAAAAGCCCCTTTTAATTAAGAATTTTGCAAGCAGATGGGAAGCTTTTGATCAATGGAATCTTGCTTATATCCGTGAGAAGGCGGGTGATCAAAACGTCCCGTTGTATGACAATAAACCGGCAGATGCGAGTAAAAGTTCAGATGCTCCGGTGGCCAATATGAAAATGAAAGATTATATTGACACCATAAAAAGTAAACCGTCTGATCTTCGTATTTTTTTCTACATTATTACAGACAGGCTGCCGGAATTGCTTAAAAACTTTACCTATCCGGATCTTGGAATAAAGTTCTTTAAAAGGCTTCCTACGTTATTTTTTGGAGGAAGTGAGGCGCATGTATTGATGCATTATGATGTAGATCTTGGAGATTTTATGCACATCCATTTTGAGGGGAAAAAGAGGATCCTTTTATTCGATCAGAAACAGTCTCCATTCTTATATAAAGTTCCGTTGTCGGTTCATACCATCTATGATCTGGACTATGAAAATCCTGATTATGAAAAGTTTCCGGCCCTCAGGTATGCAAAAGGATATGAGATTTTTATGGAACATGGAGATGCTCTTTTTATTCCTGGGGCATTTTGGCACTTCAACAGGTATCTAGAACCTGGATTTTCATTATCATTAAGAGCGCTTCCAAATAAACCCGGTGTATTTGCCAATATGCTGTATCATGTTTTTATCATGAGATATACAGATAAGATCATGCGAAAGCTCTTTACAACGAAATGGGTAGACTACAAGCAAAAATGGGCTTATAAGAAAAGCTCAGAAGCTCTGGAGAGACATCTGAAATCCGAAGAGTAA